In one window of Zingiber officinale cultivar Zhangliang chromosome 11A, Zo_v1.1, whole genome shotgun sequence DNA:
- the LOC122030838 gene encoding fasciclin-like arabinogalactan protein 2, giving the protein MGRFSPLLAASMSVLVVAAASLLPAARAHNITKILAQHPEFSSFNHYLSATHLASEINRRLTITLLVVDNTGMADLLAKHLSLPTLRNVLSLHILTDYYGAKKLHLLTGGSTSSSSVFQSSGHAVGTSGYINITDHLRGKVTFVSEDSGGGSPATFVKSVEELPYNISVLQISTILTSPEAEAPVAAPGPVNLTDLMANKGCKDFVDLLHANPDVLKSFQSNLDTGLTVFCPDDDAVSAFSPKYSNLTAAGKTSLLLYHGMPVYYSPQLLKANGDGPLSTLATDTHNKNYKYTVQSDGDAITIKTHIVTAAISSTLIDQDPAAVYAVDKVLEPRELFKIPEKETADAPALAPAASPQKKTKAAAKHKATGHGASPPAPSGPEEAPADDVTAADNAALRATRAAFAAWTSLAAAAAAVLLLA; this is encoded by the coding sequence ATGGGGCGATTTTCCCCTCTCCTCGCCGCTTCCATGTCGGTGCTGGTTGTCGCCGCCGCCTCACTACTCCCGGCAGCGCGAGCCCACAATATCACCAAGATCCTGGCACAGCACCCGGAGTTCTCCTCCTTCAACCACTACCTGTCGGCCACCCACCTGGCCAGCGAGATCAACCGCCGCCTCACCATCACCTTGCTCGTCGTCGATAACACCGGCATGGCCGACCTTCTCGCCAAGCACCTCTCCCTCCCCACCCTCCGCAACGTCCTCTCCCTCCATATCCTCACCGACTACTACGGCGCCAAGAAGCTCCACCTGCTCACCGGCggctccacctcctcctcctccgtctTCCAGTCGTCCGGCCACGCCGTCGGCACCTCCGGCTACATCAACATCACCGATCATTTGCGCGGCAAGGTCACCTTCGTCTCCGAGGACTCCGGCGGCGGCTCGCCCGCCACTTTCGTCAAGTCCGTCGAGGAGCTCCCCTATAACATCTCCGTCCTCCAGATCAGCACCATCCTCACCTCGCCGGAAGCAGAGGCACCGGTGGCGGCGCCGGGCCCCGTGAATCTCACCGACCTCATGGCCAACAAGGGATGCAAGGACTTCGTCGACCTCCTCCACGCTAACCCCGACGTGCTCAAGTCCTTCCAGTCCAACCTCGACACCGGCCTCACCGTCTTCTGCCCCGATGACGACGCCGTCTCCGCCTTCTCCCCCAAGTACAGTAATCTCACCGCCGCCGGCAAAACCAGCCTCCTCCTCTACCACGGCATGCCCGTCTACTACTCGCCGCAGCTCCTGAAGGCCAACGGCGACGGCCCCCTCTCCACCCTCGCCACCGACACGCACAACAAGAACTACAAGTACACAGTGCAGAGCGACGGCGACGCCATCACCATCAAGACCCACATCGTCACCGCCGCCATCTCCTCCACCCTCATCGACCAAGACCCCGCCGCCGTCTACGCCGTCGACAAGGTGCTGGAGCCGCGGGAGCTCTTCAAAATCCCGGAAAAGGAGACCGCCGACGCGCCGGCACTGGCGCCGGCCGCCTCGCCACAAAAGAAAACAAAGGCTGCAGCCAAGCACAAGGCTACCGGGCACGGCGCCTCGCCGCCTGCCCCATCTGGCCCAGAAGAGGCGCCCGCTGACGACGTGACTGCGGCGGACAATGCCGCACTCCGAGCAACCAGGGCAGCTTTCGCAGCCTGGACGTCGCTAGCCGCCGCAGCTGCCGCCGTGCTCCTCCTTGCATAA